One Schlesneria paludicola DSM 18645 DNA segment encodes these proteins:
- a CDS encoding acetyltransferase, which produces MMAIEIFTGDSNTFEQQQEAVRRSLTSASGERSPHLPMHAERWLIVGAGGFGREIYYWTQGQLQSTGQDFPIGFLDDNRDSLKAYPSLAPYWVDRISDYVPRQGDRLLMAIADPTIKLQLGKQLTERGATFATYIHPKAVITADAKFGAGCIVCPMTVVCCNVQVGDFVSLNLGTVVGHDSIISDGCTLSPHANISGQSVLERGVFVGCQAVILPKVHVGEFARIGAGSSVIGHVRSHSTMLGVPAKRVSWTKHPDASETKAA; this is translated from the coding sequence ATGATGGCGATCGAGATCTTTACCGGTGACTCGAATACGTTCGAGCAGCAGCAGGAAGCCGTCCGTCGCTCCCTGACGTCTGCGTCGGGCGAGCGATCGCCACATTTGCCGATGCATGCCGAGCGTTGGTTGATCGTCGGAGCAGGTGGATTCGGTCGGGAAATCTACTATTGGACGCAGGGGCAACTTCAGTCGACCGGACAAGACTTTCCGATCGGATTTCTGGATGACAATCGCGACAGCTTGAAGGCGTATCCTTCGCTCGCCCCCTACTGGGTCGACCGCATATCGGACTATGTGCCGCGTCAGGGCGATCGATTACTGATGGCCATTGCAGACCCGACAATCAAGCTTCAGCTTGGAAAGCAGCTTACGGAGCGTGGGGCCACATTTGCCACTTACATCCACCCCAAAGCGGTCATCACCGCTGATGCCAAGTTCGGCGCAGGCTGTATTGTCTGCCCGATGACGGTCGTTTGCTGCAATGTGCAAGTCGGCGATTTCGTTTCGCTGAATCTCGGGACGGTTGTGGGCCATGATTCCATCATCAGCGATGGATGCACGTTGTCTCCTCACGCCAACATCTCGGGCCAATCGGTCCTGGAGCGTGGTGTCTTCGTCGGATGCCAGGCCGTGATCCTACCGAAAGTGCATGTGGGCGAGTTTGCTCGAATCGGCGCCGGCAGTTCAGTCATCGGGCATGTCCGTTCGCATTCGACCATGTTAGGGGTCCCCGCGAAACGCGTCAGTTGGACCAAACATCCTGATGCGAGCGAAACCAAGGCCGCGTAG
- a CDS encoding 3-oxoacyl-ACP synthase III family protein: MHAMLAAVEFQLPDTRLSNEEVVRFAINWTPQKILDKTGIAERRIAAKGELSSDLAFHAAEKLFTNSVCVREEIDFILFCTQSPDYLLPTTACLLQNRLKLRTGIGALDFNLGCSGYIYGLGLAQGLIETGQATRVLLLTGETYSKFLSESDFGVRSIFGDAGSATLLKSVDSPEQLMGPYVYGTDGRGAENLILKRHSLRAAEDFSTSEEAVSSDDPATLYMNGPEIFSFAIEAVPKAVNELLQRAQLQRDDVDLYVFHQANEYILNRLQTKLAIPKERFVIAMRDYGNTVSATIPIALHAALAQGQLRPGMRVMLVGFGVGYSWGACLLRYQPD; the protein is encoded by the coding sequence ATGCATGCGATGTTGGCGGCCGTCGAATTCCAACTGCCCGACACCCGCCTCTCGAACGAGGAAGTCGTCCGCTTCGCCATCAACTGGACTCCCCAAAAAATCCTCGACAAAACGGGCATCGCGGAACGACGGATCGCCGCGAAAGGCGAACTCTCGTCGGATCTTGCCTTTCACGCCGCCGAGAAACTGTTCACGAACAGCGTTTGTGTACGAGAGGAAATCGACTTCATCTTGTTCTGTACTCAGTCGCCCGATTATCTGCTTCCGACGACCGCCTGCCTGCTGCAGAACCGACTGAAACTGAGAACGGGGATCGGCGCCCTCGATTTCAATCTCGGTTGCTCGGGTTACATCTACGGACTGGGGCTGGCCCAGGGACTGATTGAGACCGGACAGGCCACCCGCGTGTTGTTGCTAACGGGCGAAACGTACAGCAAATTTCTGAGTGAATCCGATTTTGGCGTCAGATCGATCTTCGGAGACGCCGGGTCGGCCACACTTCTAAAAAGCGTCGACAGCCCGGAACAATTGATGGGCCCCTACGTCTATGGAACCGATGGACGCGGAGCCGAAAATCTGATTTTGAAACGTCACTCCTTGCGCGCTGCCGAAGATTTCAGCACTTCCGAAGAGGCCGTTTCGTCCGATGATCCGGCAACGCTGTACATGAACGGCCCCGAGATTTTCAGTTTCGCCATCGAGGCGGTCCCTAAAGCCGTTAACGAATTGTTGCAGCGGGCACAGTTGCAACGCGACGATGTTGACTTGTACGTATTCCATCAGGCCAACGAGTACATCCTGAACCGCCTGCAAACAAAACTTGCCATCCCCAAAGAGCGATTTGTGATCGCCATGCGAGACTACGGCAACACCGTCTCGGCGACGATTCCAATTGCCCTGCACGCGGCACTCGCCCAGGGACAGTTACGCCCGGGCATGCGCGTGATGCTGGTCGGATTCGGCGTGGGCTATTCATGGGGGGCATGCCTGTTGCGATACCAACCCGACTAA
- a CDS encoding NAD(P)-dependent oxidoreductase: MMPAAIKPGTTRIGWIGTGVMGSSMVGHLIGAGYSATVFTRSKSKAEPLISRGAAWAETPKAVAEQSDVVFSIVGFPSDVREVMLGADGALAGSKPGNILVDMTTSEPSLAVEIYQAAQTKNVHSVDAPVSGGDIGAKNATLSIMIGGDKPIVENLMPLFNAMGKTLVYQGGAGAGQHTKMANQILIATNMIGVCESLLYGYKAGLDLPTMLQSVGPGAAGSWSLSNLGPRIMNNNFDPGFFVEHFIKDMGIALSEAKRMGLSLPGLALGEQLYLSVKAKGWGRNGTHALMLALAEMAGMDWKSRK, translated from the coding sequence ATGATGCCAGCGGCGATCAAACCCGGTACGACTCGAATTGGTTGGATTGGGACCGGCGTCATGGGGTCAAGCATGGTCGGTCACCTGATCGGTGCCGGCTATTCTGCGACGGTGTTCACTCGATCGAAAAGCAAAGCCGAACCACTGATTTCGCGTGGTGCGGCTTGGGCGGAAACACCCAAGGCGGTGGCCGAGCAATCGGATGTGGTGTTTTCGATCGTGGGTTTTCCGAGCGACGTTCGCGAAGTAATGCTTGGGGCCGATGGGGCGCTGGCTGGGTCGAAACCCGGAAATATCCTGGTGGACATGACAACCAGCGAACCTTCCCTGGCGGTTGAGATCTATCAGGCGGCTCAGACGAAGAATGTGCATAGCGTCGACGCGCCGGTTTCGGGGGGAGATATCGGGGCAAAGAACGCCACGCTGTCGATCATGATTGGGGGCGACAAGCCGATTGTCGAAAACCTGATGCCGCTCTTTAACGCGATGGGAAAGACCCTTGTGTATCAAGGCGGTGCGGGGGCTGGGCAGCACACCAAGATGGCGAATCAGATTCTGATTGCCACAAACATGATCGGCGTCTGTGAGTCGCTGCTGTACGGTTATAAGGCGGGGCTTGACCTGCCCACGATGCTTCAATCGGTGGGACCCGGTGCCGCGGGAAGCTGGTCGCTTAGCAACCTTGGTCCCCGGATCATGAACAACAACTTTGATCCCGGTTTTTTCGTCGAACACTTCATTAAGGATATGGGAATCGCGTTGTCCGAAGCCAAGCGGATGGGGCTGAGTCTGCCCGGGCTGGCGCTCGGCGAGCAGTTGTACCTTTCGGTGAAAGCAAAGGGCTGGGGACGAAACGGGACCCATGCGCTCATGCTGGCCTTGGCGGAAATGGCGGGGATGGATTGGAAAAGTCGAAAATAA
- a CDS encoding acyl carrier protein, producing the protein MDVAEFLRQLEDQFGLTVGTLKLSSIVEETPGWSSLMFLELIAFVDDCYGITVKPRQIHECTTVANLFSLVQSLSSSMAVA; encoded by the coding sequence AGACAGTTGGAAGACCAGTTTGGCCTGACGGTAGGGACGCTCAAACTGAGTTCCATCGTCGAAGAAACTCCTGGCTGGAGTTCGCTGATGTTTCTGGAATTGATCGCGTTTGTCGACGATTGCTATGGGATCACCGTCAAGCCGCGACAGATCCACGAATGCACGACTGTGGCAAATCTTTTTTCACTCGTTCAAAGTCTGAGCTCATCAATGGCGGTGGCCTGA
- a CDS encoding nucleotide sugar dehydrogenase, which yields MTTHGLAEKIASKQAMIGVIGLGYVGLPLIRAFVRAGFKTMGFDVDQSKVDKLKAGQSYIKHIDSVAIAKLIQEKQFEPTSDMGRLNEADCIIICVPTPLNESRDPDLSYIEGTAHSIAKTLRKGQLVVLESTTHPTTTRENVLPVLNATGLKAGADYFLAFSPEREDPGNPNFEASTIPKVVGGHDPTSTDLACAMYGHAVVKVVRVSSMEIAEAAKILENTYRAVNIAMVNELKMLYDKMGIDVWEVIDAAKTKPFGFQAFYPGPGLGGHCIPIDPFYLTWLARKWGEQTRFIELAGEINTHMPHYVISQLAEFLNDAGKPIKGSKICILGAAYKKDVDDPRESPSFELMKLLLKRGAVLSYNDPHVPSLPKMRHYPDLPAMTSQPLTPEYLAAQDCVLISTDHSAYDHDFIVKHSKMVLDTRNATKNVKAGREKIFKA from the coding sequence ATGACCACACACGGACTTGCAGAGAAGATTGCAAGTAAGCAGGCGATGATCGGCGTGATCGGACTTGGCTATGTCGGATTGCCTCTGATTCGAGCGTTCGTCCGGGCTGGCTTCAAGACCATGGGATTCGACGTCGATCAGTCAAAGGTCGACAAGCTGAAAGCCGGGCAAAGCTACATCAAGCACATTGACAGTGTGGCGATCGCCAAGCTGATTCAGGAAAAACAGTTCGAACCGACCTCGGATATGGGGCGTTTGAACGAAGCCGACTGCATCATCATTTGCGTACCGACACCGCTGAACGAAAGCCGTGACCCCGACCTGAGCTACATTGAAGGAACGGCTCACTCCATCGCCAAGACCCTGCGAAAGGGTCAATTGGTGGTGCTCGAAAGCACGACCCATCCCACCACCACGCGTGAGAACGTTTTGCCCGTGCTGAACGCCACGGGCCTGAAAGCCGGCGCGGATTACTTCCTGGCATTCAGCCCTGAACGTGAAGACCCGGGCAATCCCAACTTCGAAGCGTCGACGATTCCCAAAGTGGTCGGCGGTCATGATCCCACGAGCACGGACCTGGCTTGCGCCATGTACGGCCACGCCGTGGTCAAAGTCGTGCGCGTGTCGAGCATGGAGATCGCCGAAGCCGCGAAGATCCTTGAAAACACCTATCGTGCCGTCAATATCGCGATGGTTAACGAACTCAAGATGCTTTACGACAAGATGGGCATCGACGTCTGGGAAGTCATTGATGCGGCCAAGACCAAGCCGTTCGGATTCCAGGCCTTTTATCCCGGGCCGGGACTCGGTGGTCACTGCATCCCCATCGACCCGTTCTATTTGACCTGGCTGGCAAGAAAATGGGGCGAACAAACCCGCTTCATCGAACTGGCTGGGGAAATCAACACGCACATGCCTCATTACGTGATCAGCCAGCTTGCCGAGTTCTTGAACGACGCCGGCAAGCCGATCAAGGGCAGCAAGATCTGCATCCTGGGTGCGGCCTATAAAAAGGATGTCGACGATCCACGAGAAAGCCCCTCGTTCGAACTGATGAAGCTGCTGCTGAAACGTGGGGCCGTGTTGTCGTACAACGATCCCCACGTTCCGTCATTGCCAAAAATGCGGCACTATCCTGACCTGCCGGCGATGACCAGCCAGCCACTGACACCCGAGTATCTGGCAGCCCAGGACTGCGTGTTGATCTCCACCGATCACTCGGCATACGACCACGACTTCATCGTCAAACACAGCAAGATGGTCCTGGACACCCGCAACGCGACGAAGAACGTCAAAGCGGGTCGCGAAAAGATCTTCAAAGCCTGA
- the dapA gene encoding 4-hydroxy-tetrahydrodipicolinate synthase — MTRKGEQFAGLTVAIVTPFKDGKVDEPALKKMVDWQIAQGTNGLCPVGTTGESPTLSTEEHERVIAVVCEHAAGRIKVMAGTGSNSTAEAIKLTKFAKSVGADGAMMVAPYYNKPTGEGFYQHYRAVAEAVEIPIILYNIPGRTAKNMEPDVVARIAEIPSVVAIKEATGSMDQASQTLAQTNLTVLSGDDSLTLPLLALGGSGIVSVVGNIVPGDMVELLKAFKAGNIAEAQRWHFKLFALCRDMLGIATNPIPVKIAMKMLGRDTGELRLPLTPLSATEETRLRKTLTDYGLI, encoded by the coding sequence ATGACACGCAAGGGGGAACAATTCGCCGGGTTGACCGTCGCCATCGTGACACCGTTCAAGGACGGCAAGGTCGACGAGCCCGCGCTGAAGAAGATGGTCGATTGGCAAATCGCCCAGGGGACGAACGGTTTGTGCCCGGTGGGAACGACAGGCGAAAGCCCGACGCTTTCGACGGAAGAACACGAACGTGTGATCGCTGTCGTTTGCGAACACGCCGCCGGCCGCATCAAAGTCATGGCGGGAACGGGATCGAACAGCACTGCCGAAGCGATCAAGCTGACCAAGTTCGCGAAGTCGGTCGGAGCCGACGGCGCGATGATGGTGGCGCCGTACTACAACAAGCCAACGGGTGAAGGCTTCTATCAGCACTATCGCGCCGTTGCTGAAGCGGTCGAGATTCCGATTATTCTGTACAACATTCCGGGCCGGACGGCCAAGAATATGGAGCCCGACGTCGTGGCTCGGATTGCCGAGATTCCGTCCGTTGTTGCGATCAAAGAAGCGACCGGTTCGATGGACCAGGCTTCGCAAACTCTGGCTCAGACGAATTTGACCGTTCTCTCAGGCGACGACAGTCTGACGCTGCCATTGCTGGCGCTGGGCGGCAGCGGAATTGTGTCGGTCGTGGGGAACATCGTTCCGGGTGATATGGTTGAGCTCCTCAAGGCGTTCAAGGCCGGGAACATTGCCGAAGCCCAACGCTGGCATTTCAAGCTGTTCGCGCTCTGCCGCGACATGCTGGGAATCGCGACGAACCCCATTCCCGTGAAGATTGCGATGAAGATGCTCGGTCGCGACACGGGTGAACTGCGGTTGCCGCTCACGCCGCTGTCGGCTACGGAAGAGACGCGGCTGCGAAAGACGTTGACCGACTATGGTTTGATTTAA
- a CDS encoding GspE/PulE family protein produces the protein MAWGFGKKQRQPDKDDDDEDEDDEDVDLVNFQGAMFDRTTDMAANARLVQAALRPTKDLITDALERRAEILRMEIKGEKAQVALSIDGLPYSGGRMPKSQANAIIQMLKVLCGLDARLRGRPQSGGVKAEFQGTKYELAVEVTPQAEGTERLTVRIRNLSIKLETPNDLGFGEPLRQSIRDLTSNRHGLVICCGMPGTGVTTTTYAVLRGIDVYLYSIYSIAKTSRELLNIKQFEVNAGDSLTQSMMRMMREEADVIFVDPIRDAETTKELMGVANRICIVSEMQAKDCSHAIAQLTQWSGDPQLASETIDGVFSQKLVRLLCTQCREAFRPNPKLLEKVGLPPETKILYRKGEPIVDEKTGEESEPCDKCGGVGFYGRVAMIEAILVTDPIRKLIATGAPPDQIKTLARAEGCLTFHRDGLRLVAEGKTSLEELQRVFKG, from the coding sequence ATGGCTTGGGGATTTGGAAAGAAGCAGCGCCAGCCCGACAAGGATGATGACGACGAAGATGAAGATGACGAGGATGTCGATCTTGTCAATTTTCAGGGGGCGATGTTCGATCGCACGACGGACATGGCAGCGAACGCGCGACTTGTGCAAGCGGCGCTGCGGCCCACGAAAGACCTGATCACCGACGCCCTGGAACGCCGCGCCGAAATTTTGCGGATGGAGATCAAGGGTGAAAAAGCCCAGGTGGCGCTGTCGATCGACGGTCTGCCCTATTCCGGCGGCCGAATGCCCAAATCGCAGGCGAACGCGATTATTCAGATGTTGAAAGTCTTGTGCGGCCTGGACGCACGACTGCGGGGCCGACCGCAATCGGGTGGGGTCAAAGCCGAATTCCAGGGCACGAAGTATGAACTCGCCGTGGAAGTTACGCCGCAGGCCGAAGGGACGGAACGGCTGACCGTCAGGATTCGCAATCTCAGCATCAAGCTGGAAACACCCAACGATCTGGGTTTCGGCGAGCCATTGCGGCAAAGCATCCGTGATCTGACCAGCAATCGACACGGGTTGGTGATCTGTTGCGGGATGCCCGGTACGGGTGTCACGACGACAACCTACGCCGTGCTGCGCGGGATTGATGTCTATCTGTACTCGATCTATTCGATCGCCAAGACTTCGCGCGAACTGCTGAATATCAAGCAGTTTGAAGTCAATGCAGGCGATAGCCTGACGCAGTCGATGATGCGTATGATGCGGGAAGAGGCCGACGTCATTTTTGTTGATCCGATCCGCGACGCCGAAACGACGAAAGAGCTGATGGGCGTTGCCAATCGCATCTGCATCGTCAGCGAGATGCAGGCGAAGGACTGTTCGCATGCGATTGCACAGCTAACCCAATGGTCCGGCGATCCTCAGCTGGCCAGCGAAACCATTGACGGTGTGTTCAGTCAGAAGCTGGTCCGATTGCTTTGTACCCAGTGCCGGGAAGCGTTCCGACCGAATCCGAAGCTGCTCGAGAAGGTGGGACTGCCGCCCGAAACAAAGATTCTCTATCGCAAGGGTGAGCCGATCGTCGACGAAAAAACCGGCGAAGAATCCGAGCCCTGTGACAAGTGTGGCGGCGTTGGGTTCTATGGTCGCGTCGCAATGATCGAAGCAATTCTCGTGACAGACCCGATTCGCAAACTGATTGCAACCGGGGCGCCACCCGATCAGATCAAGACGCTGGCTCGTGCGGAAGGATGCCTGACATTCCATCGTGACGGCCTGCGGCTCGTCGCCGAAGGGAAGACGTCTCTGGAAGAATTGCAGCGCGTGTTCAAGGGGTAG